TTTGAAGCCACGGGATTTGAACCGATTCAGCAGAATCAAATTATCGTTGCGATGCAGGTTTACAAATCCATTGTGCAAGTGGGCATTAATGATGCCACGCAGACCCATTTCGGGCAGCGGGCCAGTGATGTGTTGTATGAGTTCCGCATTCTGGCTCCTAGCGATCGGGCGACGGCGGCGGAATTTGCCTGCGATCGCAAAATTGACATGGATGAGGCGCGGGAAATTGCTAAGGCGATGAAGGACTTTACGCGCCTGAGCCAACCGCCTGCGGAATTTACCAGTCATCCCGGCGATATCATGGCCTATTTTGCTTGGCGGGCGGCGAAACAAAAGACGGATTTGCAGGCGCGATCGTTGCTGATTGCCAAGGGCTTGAAATATGCCCACAGTGTCACGGCGCGGCGGCAGGTGGAAGGGTTGCTGACGGATTTTTCGGCCAGTCCTGCCAAGGCCGCTCCCCGGTTACCCGTCTATCGCCTAGAGACCGATGAGGAGTTGCCCAGTGTGTTGCCAGTCGTGGGTGAAATGCCGTTGACGCTGGCGGATCTGCAAGCAGTCCCCCTCTATGAAACAGAGGAACCCTTTGGCATTGTCAAATTTTCTGGAACGGGGGCCTATGTGCCGGTTCCCGGTTGGCAGGTGATTCGCACGGCGTCCGATCCATTGGTGCTGTTGGCGATAAGTGATCAGTTGCCGACGCGCTTGCCGGGGAACGTGGAGCAGGTTTTGGTTGTGGTCGATCGGGCGCAGCGATCGTGGGATGCGGATAGTTATTTCGTGGTAGCGAATGAGGCCAACGAATTAGAAATCCAGTGGTTTGAGGAAGCTCCGGCGGGTTCGTTGCTGGGCCGGGT
The Alkalinema sp. FACHB-956 DNA segment above includes these coding regions:
- a CDS encoding RuBisCO accumulation factor 1, whose product is MTGENLPNQTSPDQTSPDQTPIDAEALLTAMRRKQGTWVEWAEACQALQKAGQTDQAIFEATGFEPIQQNQIIVAMQVYKSIVQVGINDATQTHFGQRASDVLYEFRILAPSDRATAAEFACDRKIDMDEAREIAKAMKDFTRLSQPPAEFTSHPGDIMAYFAWRAAKQKTDLQARSLLIAKGLKYAHSVTARRQVEGLLTDFSASPAKAAPRLPVYRLETDEELPSVLPVVGEMPLTLADLQAVPLYETEEPFGIVKFSGTGAYVPVPGWQVIRTASDPLVLLAISDQLPTRLPGNVEQVLVVVDRAQRSWDADSYFVVANEANELEIQWFEEAPAGSLLGRVILVMRPKKILDESYTQELWQFEE